A single genomic interval of Balaenoptera musculus isolate JJ_BM4_2016_0621 chromosome 14, mBalMus1.pri.v3, whole genome shotgun sequence harbors:
- the LOC118906738 gene encoding dynactin-associated protein → MDRKCGKYVVNTEHSGNQPMSIGGTTVPFLNLRNDEAQSSACKFATSIDVTGDAGPNLTDICTNRGTLGLSEFPNRESQHCQVTRNLFSDWSVWKIFLACLLASVITMAIGVLIVSLLYNGKNNNAPIVIQLTQNQGAISLTTETTSTPSSETTVATSTIDSTTTSTSSTMTTITEHTSTELTSIPTTDSTETTIATAATSTENTITNIASTTTEGTTKTATTASTTSTETTTTTVATTTPQSTTTTTAGTTTEAATTTDTTDSPPSTETTTTTVATTTPQPTTTTTASTTTEAATTTDTTDSPTSTETTTTTVATTTPQPTTTTTASTTTEAATTTDTTDSPTSTETTTTTVATTTPQPTTTTTASTTTEAATTTDTTDSPTSTETTTTTVATTTPQPTTTTMAGTTTEAATTTDTTDSPTSTETTTTTVATTTPQPTTTTTGFTTTEAATTTDTTDSPTSTETTTTTVDTTTPQPTTTTTAGTTTEAETTTDTTDSPTST, encoded by the exons ATGGACAGAAAATGTGGGAAATACGTAGTGAATACTGAACACTCTGGAAACCAGCCGATGAGTATTGGTGGCACCACCGTG CCATTCCTGAACCTTAGAAACGATGAAGCTCAGAGTTCAGCCTGTAAGTTTGCAACATCAATTGATGTAACTGGTGATGCTGGTCCCAATTTAACTGACATCTGCACCAACAGAGGGACCCTTGGACTTTCAGAATTTCCAAACAGAGAATCCCAACATTGTCAG GTGACACGAAATTTGTTTAGTGACTGGTCTGTGTGGAAAATATTCCTGGCTTGTCTCTTAGCTTCTGTGATAACAATGGCAATTGGAGTACTCATAGTGTCTCTGCTgtataatgggaaaaataataatgccCCCATTGTTATACAACTTACTCAAAACCAGGGGGCAATCTCATTGACAACTGAAACAACCTCAACTCCTAGTTCCGAAACTACAGTTGCGACTAGCACAATAGATTCTACCACAACATCCACTTCCAGTACCATGACTACCATCACTGAGCACACTTCAACAGAACTTACAAGTATACCAACCACTGATTCCACAGAAACCACAATTGCAACAGCTGCCACTTCAACTGAAAACACGATCACAAATATAGCCAGCACTACCACTGAGGGTACGACCAAAACAGCCACCACTGCTTCCACCACTTCTACTGAGACCACGACTACCACAGTGGCCACCACCACACCTCAATCGACTACCACAACAACGGCCGGCACTACCACTGAGGCTGCAACCACAACAGACACAACTGATTCTCCCCCTTCTACTGAGACCACGACTACCACAGTGGCCACCACCACACCTCAACCAACTACCACAACAACGGCCAGCACTACCACTGAAGCTGCAACCACAACAGACACAACTGATTCCCCCACTTCTACTGAGACTACAACTACCACAGTGGCCACCACCACACCTCAACCAACTACCACAACAACGGCCAGCACTACCACTGAAGCTGCAACCACAACAGACACAACTGATTCTCCCACTTCTACTGAGACCACGACTACCACAGTGGCCACCACCACACCTCAACCAACTACCACAACAACGGCCAGCACTACCACTGAAGCTGCAACCACAACAGACACAACTGATTCTCCCACTTCTACTGAGACCACGACTACCACAGTGGCCACCACCACACCTCAACCAACTACCACGACAATGGCCGGCACTACCACTGAAGCTGCAACCACAACAGACACAACTGATTCTCCCACTTCTACTGAGACCACGACTACCACAGTGGCCACCACCACACCTCAACCAACTACCACGACAACGGGCTTCACTACCACTGAGGCTGCAACCACAACAGACACCACTGATTCTCCCACTTCTACTGAGACTACGACTACCACAGTGGACACCACCACACCTCAACCAACTACCACAACAACAGCTGGCACTACCACTGAGGCTGAAACCACAACAGACACAACTGATTCTCCCACTTCTACTTAG